The sequence below is a genomic window from Sander lucioperca isolate FBNREF2018 chromosome 10, SLUC_FBN_1.2, whole genome shotgun sequence.
AGGCACATATAATTCCACAGCCACATCATACCACATAGGGTTAATGTGATTTCTCACATCAGTGCGAGCTCGCAAAGTggatcacattttattttagacTGAGTACAACGATGCATGAGAAGTACATGCACTCACACGAAGCCTGTGTATGAGGGCTGTCTAgactttaagttttaatgttggatgtatacatttgtaatGCGGATGTTGGGTTTTAAACTGGGTTTTACGGTAATGAAATAGTACTAGTAATAGGGTGGGAAAAGTAATCTCCTCCGAGTTAAAAAGAGAGTTTTAGTTGCTTTTAGAAAGACAGAGGGTCTTCCATCCCAGAGACCAGACACAGGGCCAGTTGTGCAGAAACAGATTTAATGTAGCTTCCTCTCCCCGCCTGACTTAATTTTTCTGCTCTGGCTGTGGGGAAAAGTTGGAGCAGACCTTTGTGGATCTGGGAGGAGGATTTGCAAGCTCATGTGCCATCTGCTGGACAAAAGGCTTAACATACAAGGACTCGCTTTTGGTCAAAGTCATGACTACTTCTGATGTGTTGGCGATGTTTTTGATTCACCTCATCGTTGTTAAAAATTGCTTCATGGACATTATGCAGTTGTGTTATTACTAAGTATCCCATGATTTCTATAGATTTATTGGATTTTACCCAGCATGTTGCACAATAACCATTTGTACTTAACAGAAAGCTCTGGAAATGTATTCtgtcataataataaaaacatagcAGTATCATCTATACTATACAtagtattatattatttgttCAGACACCCAAATACTTCTTAAAACTTAGAAATCAAATTGGTCTATTTGACCGACAGATAAGAATATTACAGTGTGTTCTATAACCATAAAATATGTATTGCTCGTGTTAATATTTACCCATCCactgcgcgcgcgcgcgcgcacacacacatacacacacacacacactcaaaaatgCATTTGCATTTCTAAAGGGACTGCCGATTGTCAGGTTCCATTATATTCCACTGCATTTCATGGGAAATACGCTGTCTGTTCTCTGTATGTTCTTGTCAGACGTACTCCTCACTAATATACGTATGCACATTGGCAGGAGGGTACGCGTGACGAAAGTCCAAGTCTTCTGTATAATCTTTGCCACACTTCTCCAATTAAAACACAGGACACTCTTTAGTGACTTAATTTATGCACCAATAATCTAAAATATGCAGCAGGGAGTACCAACATGAGTCATTTATTTTCAGTTAATTCTTTCCCGTAGAAGACACACCACAATGTTTATATTAATTGCAGTTACTTTATTGTTGCAGTATGAATATGATTTACCCATGGACATTTTACCTGAGTGTTCACAAAAATATGGAACAATCAACATCTAACAACACAAAACCTAAATGAGGGCCCTTACATGTGAtacattttaagaaaatgtatTGGCATTTATTAAAGATTTCTTTgtgaaaaatacaataaatcacACCACTCACAACAATAACTGAAGAAAAGCTCTGCATTTACTCCCTTCAGTCGTCCTCATCGTGATTTTTATGAGGTGTGGTGCAACCTTGAAGCATCTTTAGCGCCCAAATTTAGTTCCTATCTCTCCACTGCGTTTGTAGAGAGGCTCAGAATTCAGGCCAAGTGAGATGGATGTTGCCAAGACTCCCCTGGTATAGCGATGCTAAAAAGGCAACCAGTTTTGTCCTGTTATTTGTGCTTTTCAATTTACAGATCCAGCATTTCCTCCTCCACAGTCTTTCCACTGGTTTCAACATACCGCTCTTGCACTCCAAGAGTACTGGAGTACTGTTAAGgaaaacatgtaaacacattttaaaatgtatattgtaAGATTCAGGTTACATAATTCATCCAAAGTCATTATAAACACCAGGGTATTCAGTCATCAGCCACCTCCCGTAAATCTTAAGGTAAGATTTCAAACCAGATGAGTCACAGTTAGTCACTATCGTGACTAGAAAAAGGATACGAGTCAAACTGGAAGTCTGCCCCCACAGCAGCTGACATCATGGCCTGCAGATTCCTCTCCTCTAGGTCTCCAAAGCAGTAGCCGTTGGCTTTGTCCACTGCTCGTAAGACCTGAATCAtgctctctctgtcctggaCACAGAAAAGAGAAGCATTTGAGATCAGGTGGTTTCCCCTGTAGAAATTCACTCAAAACCACGTAGTTGCAAAATATTTGCTGAAAAAAACTCTCGCTGAAACCCTGATAACGTGCTGTTTAAAAGGTAATTGTATTTCTGGTTTCTGATCTGAATCAGCATAAAATCACATCACAAGTCAGTGTTAGATTTGATTTGTTTCGTATGTCCTCATTCTCTTTTCCTACTCATTTTTTCCTACCGGGCAGATCTATTGCATGAGCAACATACAGGCAGACTCACAAAGATTTTGAAACTCTCTTGGAAATGTGGCAGTGCAGTCTGTTCAGCCTTGGAGGTTATCAAGGTTTAGTATTCCGAGATAAGCTACACATGCAAAGCCATCAAATCCCAAACTTACTCCGATATCCTTCTCAGGGTTTAAAAGTGTTTTGTGCCTTTTAAATTTGCTGTGTTTAAGTACCATTGGTAACCATGGTAACCAGTGGCTATTTAACGTGAACGGGGTAGAAAACGAAGAGTGCCAACCCGCCACATGTAGAAATGACTAGTCCCATATGCAGTAATGGCACAGTGGTCTAGACTCCTGTCTCTGTACACACAGGATCACATCAGTCTCCATGAAAAAATAATGCCAGGGAACTAATATAGTGTGCAGACAGCCCACTCCCTTTTAACAGTCCAATCCATCTTCAGAAAATTGATCCAGTGCTCgatttcaaatgctaaaaatgaTTTATGATTTACCTGATGGAACGATGAAATATGCCACAAGTGATTTTTAGAAATTCTTGGAAGGAAGCCATTTTTGCACAGGTGAATTAATGTTGGATTTTAACATGTTTGAGCCAGTTCTACTCAGTATGGATGTTTTGTGGGTACTAAAGCCTTTCACGACCCATATACAAGAATAAAATGAAGGAATTCTTATTACGCTGTCCACTCAACATCTCTGTGGCCTCACATCATTccacagaaaataaatatatacggTGAGACAAATTAATATTTGGTGTCAAAATTGCTTTCAGTCAAAACATAGTTAATCTCTAGTCTTTATATGTAAAAATGTCTTGCTCTGAAAAAGCACTTATAATCTTTCAGTCAGTTATTCTGTGCCACACAGAAACTGAGCCTTCAAGGCTTCATTTCTGTATATATGCCAAGTTTGATTTTGGATTAAGCTCAAAGCAGACTTGACATTTGGTATTCACTGAGCAAtaacctatttatttatttatttttaagtgagTTTTGTGTGTAGCTAAGTGCAATATACAGTAGCTCTGTGTTAACTTTCCTTCAGCAACAACACCCAAAGCCTGGTCAGATAGAGagcaatgtttttctttttcggTGTTACAAAATAGCCGCAGAGCATGCACACAACCTGAGCTGTTAGTGAAAATATGTTACATTACATACCTGAAATAACTACTGGTGCACCATACAACTTATATGAATTATATTTCATTAATTCTATTCATTTAAATGCAGAAGATTGATGACAGCCATGTACATGTGGCCTCCATATTAGCTTAAGCCACCTAATCCCTTTTTAGGAAACCAGTGATTGCCCTTTATTTTACTGAAGCATATTTCAGTTTAATTATAGCAACATTAGGTCCTATTGGCTGGCATGTACCACCATcactataaaatatattaagcCTGAGGGTCATTCTTTGAAATATGTAACAagaaatgatttaaaaacagtGATACCTGTACATTGAGAGGCACAAAGGAGACGAGGCTGTAATCTTGTATGACCTCTGCCAACTTTACATTTAGACGGTGgaattttttaaaaaaggggTCTGCTGCCAGATGATCGAGAAGATAGGTCAGGTCCATGACTTCTGTGTAGAAGTCAAGGTTGAAGGCTGTACAAGAATACACAcaggaataaaatgttattttttttttcatggtaaATTCAATTACGagtaaaatacatacataaatcaATTTCTGAATAAGTTATACAGTGTATTCCTGAGAAATAGAAGTAAAAATCCTCTGTCTTtatatgtaatatttttttGACTGGGgtatcatttgttttgtttgaggTAAAGCCGACAGCTCTTAACTTACCCAGTTTGCCATACTGCTCAATCAAGTCCATCTTGGAGAGGATGTTGACGTGTGGAAGCTCCACGTGCAGCATGGTGGACAGGGAGGTACACAGCACAGAGATGAACTTGGCTGGGTCAGCGCAGTAGTGAGAGTCCACAAGGTGCACAGCTGTGAGCTTGAAGAAGCGAGAAACACTCAGTCATAGTGTCATAAGACCTAAGATCTACATTATGTTAATAGTGTACGTACATGATGACTGAATAGACAAAGCATCAAGGCTCAGGGGACATAACATCATTCCCATCCCTGAATGTTTAAGAAGCTCACCCTGAAATTCCACTTGGCCAGCTGTGAGAATATATTCTTTACTGAACTTTGGTGGGTGTAGAGCTCCACTTGTCCAGGACAGTCAAACAAGAAATAACAGTCACTATGCTGTTTCAGCTTGTTTTCTAACCAGTCCAGATTTGCTTCAACATACTCCATACAGTAGAGGAGCCCACCGTTGGGCCCAAGCTTCAAACCCTCCATGACATCGTCCAGAGTGACCAGCTCTGAGATATCCACCGCACAGGAATACGGTAGTTGTTCGTTGGCAGGGTCCATGTTCACCACGACCACCTTGCGCCCCATGCGAGTAAGGAACTCCTGCATTCCTTGACAGTAAGTGGTTTTTCCTGAGCCTGGGGGTCCAATGACCACCTGGCCGAAGCGCAAGGAGGGCGTTACTCCCGTCTGGCTGGACATGGTTTCAGTGCCGCGGGGACTGGAGAGCTGATTAGATGGGACCAGGATGTCAGAGGGGCCACATCAGCATCCAGGTTGATACCTGGCAGGGTCACATTAGTCACTCAGTGTCAGATATTAGCATGTAAGAGGATGGAGGCAGGTTCAGCCTTTTCAACAATTCATTTACTACTACAGCAAAACCTCAATAGTTAATTAGGCAGGAGTAGATAAGTACGTTATAAACACAACGTTAGTGATCAATACACTCGGGTAACGGTAACGTTAAGTTAATAAATACAACTTAAGTTAACTGTCGCTAGTTAATTAAAGTGTATATGTAACCGTACAGGAAGTCTAATTGAGTTAGCTACATTTTCTATTACGACATTGTGGACTTTTATTTGTAAATGTAATAAGTATTGATGAATAATTACCGTCTGCCGCGGTTATGTTTGCATGCGTACAATAGTTTCTAGCTAACTGGCTAAAGCTACTTTAAATTACATCCGGGTCACGCTACCgagatgtcaaaataaaagcgtgTTTTTCATTTGACGGTGCACTACCATCGAAATAGAATTGTATTTCTATGAGCACTACACTAATCTCTGTGATAGTATTTCATCTTACGTTACGTCATTAATACATTCCATACAGATATGCATTGCTTTAACATAGGAAGACAATTTTTTTGTGTGATAGTGAGTCAGCAATTTGAGATATTACATAATCATATAAAAAGACCATGTCAGCACAAGTGGAAAGAAaggtttgaaaatgttttaataacACAGTGAGACAAATAtgtgagtaaaaaaaaatctatgaataagaaacatttaaattgaaGTCATCGTCGTGGTCCAATGCTGCCACCTGGCTGCCAGCCTCTGTACTTCATACTAGTGTTTGGTTGACGTCTCAGCAAGGTGTCACCTCCATCGATGTCTTTGGGTTTATCATACACTGTCGTTATATGAAAATCTGTCCTGGCCTTTTTTACAGGATGTAAGAGCAATTTCTCTCCATGATACCTGCAGAAAAGAAATACATTAGCATCAGGAGAGCACTAAAAACAGTGTCCACTCACTCGCATACTAAAACATGCAAGCAGTTATATTTTGTTGATTCCGTTTTCGTGTTCATACGTACCCAAAGCCTCTTTTACAATTGGGATGTTGGCCCTCACTCTCAAGGGCGTCAGGAATCCCAATCTGACTGTGTCCTAACCCTTCACCATCCTTCCAGCCCTGCTTTTCCATCAAACGACGACCAAAGccctaaaaagaaaaaacattagaAGAATGCTCATATAGGCTATGGTAGAAAAGATGGAGTCAAATGATAGGCCACCTCCTTACCTTTGTGAACCTCTCAAAGTTGCCAATAGACTGACTGTGTCCAGATCTATCTTCAAGACCCACCCTCAGCCTTTTTTCATATCGCATTCGGACATAGTCACGGGCATCCATGTCACCTCCATCTATGAGAGGAAAagttgggttaaaaaaaaaaaaaaaaaaaaaaatgatcctGCAGAGATTGGTTCCCTTCGTCAATCAAGGATGTAAAATAAACTTGAGATACCTTTATCGTAGTAAACACTCATGTCAACATCCCAGTCGTCTGCTGTTTGTTCATCAAAatctaaaaaagaaagacaggagACATAAATGTAATTGATATTTCATCAAGCAAATACACTTAATTTAAAGTAATagcagtgataaaaaaaaaatcatataaatgTGCTTTGAATCAATTTAGATCAAAACTAATTCAAATCAACATTTGTCTTTTAATGCCTATAATTGTAATTGTAGAGTGGAAtttagctgtttaatttaatttaataatacaCAACAATTACAGTACATTGTCAGATTCCAACTAAAGAACACCAGCTAGAAATTATCGTTTCAGTTCCCATAACCATGCTGGCTAATGTGGCTAACATCAATTagatatgatgatgatgatgagagctCCTGgattcttcactcctctgtgacagtaaactgaatatctttgagttgtggatgaaacaagacatttgaggacgtcatcttgggctttggcaAACACTGAtccgacatttttcaccattttcggacattttatagaccaaacaactaatccattaatcgagaaaaGAATCAACtaattaatcgacaatgaaaataatcgttagtttcagccctaatgGTGATATGTGatttttcatgtaaaaaaaaaaaaaagaagattgtATACTTCAAGAGGTATATATGAAGAGCTTCTTCTGTTAAGTGTTGAAAACTGTATAATTAACGTTTTTGATACATACCTCCTTCTTCCTTGTGCCAGTACTGGGCATCAGTGTAGAACACCAGGCCTGAGCCGCCCTTCTCCCACTTCAACTCAATCTCCTCTTCGTACAGCCTCTCTTTGCTTCGTTCCTGGCTCGTTACATCATCATGCAAAGCCTCATGGCGCTCCCACTCCTCACAGTAGTCATCATCCTACAACCAACAAGAGGAATAATTGTCAAACCACAGTGaagagatgatgatgataattcaGCCAGCCCTATATTACAGCCCACAGATGCGAGTGCATctatatttgacatactattaaATATGAATGCATTTCAACCCACATCATCTGCATTTGACTGtgcgtcctcctcctcttctttctgtAGCTCATCAGTCTCTGTTGTTTCTGTGTGATCAGCTAGCTGCCTCTGTCCTGAGGGTCGAGCAGCCAAAGTGCCCGGTCCTGATATTTCATGTCCAGCAGCTGTTAATATAGTCTCCTCTGTGGCTGGAAGTGTCCAACTGTCCTTATACTGGAAAGGTACATTGCCGTAACGGCGATTAGAGCTGGTCTTGGGGAAAGTGAGGCCCAACTTCCGGATGAGGCGCGGAGGCAGTCGGCAGGATTGGATGAGCTGTAGGAACACTTTCACCGGTGTGCCCACATTCCCATTCTGCATCAGAGCTGGTGGATTCAGCTCGGATAAACTTTTGAGGTCAGCCTCTGTGAAACATTCTGTTAAGGACACCCGGTGCCGCTGCTCGTGCTTTGATTTATAGGGGAATGACCCATCATctgaaagaataaaaaaagcaatTAGATGTACAAATTGCAATAACACTTCCaattaaacaacaaacaaagaaaacacatttccaGTAATAAGCAGCAGTAACACCTACATGAAGAGGCCATGAAATAGATGGAATAATTCCTACACTCTTTATCTAACTGAGAAATTTTCATTTAGACAAAGTTGTGCCTTAGACATTACTCTATGAATCAGTTTGTGTCCTGATTGAAAATTACACAACTGCGACACTTATAATTAACTTAATCATTAATTCAAGTCACTTTAAGTtttcaaggaaaaatatgatgCCGGGTCCAAAATTAGCAGCATCTACTTGCCACATGCTGTTAAATAtgtaagtggctggtagatttgcttcactcaccagcccaaaaacaatggtaatctattgagtggctggtcaaatttgaacGATCACTATCCATTTGactggtggacaaaaaaagttaattttggacaCTGATATGACGCGATTATATAATCGGTGGAATGCCCAAATCAGGAGTGACCTCTTTGTCCCCCTGTCCCCCTATAGTTCAAATTAAAGCAAGTACATTTTGAGAAGCACATATATAATGTTTCACTAACCTTTGTCTTGTGAAACCTTTAATCTTTTAATAACACAACGTCTAGACAGCCAGTTCCCCTTCGAGTCAATCCAGTGATTCCCCGCGTACATCCTGACGAATCTGTCCGCATCTTTAGCATGAAGTGAGGCGATACAACAGCACGACTTCAGCGTTTGCTGCTTCTTCGCGGAGCTGTTTTCTGTCACTTGGTCACTTTCCGAAGATTTGGAGCTACCCTCTTCACCGTCACCACACACGGTGTTTTCGGACACTTCGGACTCCCTAAGAACCTCCGGTCGATGTCGGTAGTGAAAACACTGAAACCCGCCACTTTCTATGAACTGACTGAAATAATTTCTCAGGTCAGCGGAGTGAAAGGCAACAGGAATGTTACTAATTGCTAAATACACCGGAGCTACGGCTTCagcgtccgccatgattgttttttttcctggacAGAAAACGTCATAGGAAGGACTTTCAGAAATTACGTCAGTTCCGCTTCCTGAGACGTTAGAAAAACCgagaaaaaatgagaaaaaccaaagcctgtctacggaaagccgttccactccctatttagccccattgtacctactttggttgcagttccaccagagttccactgggggtgatcacggtccagtgcaaaatgaatgggaccctatggagctagacggctaaatttgtctctttcgcccgattgtcgatgagaaatctcagatttgattgtagtttttgcaagttcaacatggattataggtcgaaagttgaatgaacgagtacttatgccctttcgatttgttacaggttgagtcgttgttgcccataacacgctagcattctgctaatgaatgctgattggtcagtgaaggacagattacgatcggagatcccgcttgacggcatccgaagcagaaccagaatgtcagagtgaatatttcggcgtggtctttaaaacattagcaaacctctttctagcacgtgtattgacagggagagtctaatctgtcagctgtgttgtcgatgcctcgagagaaaaaaggaagcgactcagagcttgccgtaaagcagtatctctggccgtatatgtgtatgacgtcattgacattttaaaaggctttttagaacaaaaaagccactttaaaaaaatctaacacccagcagtgtgtattttcttagcctcccctttcaaatgcaacattcaaattactagacaaaaaatgatatcctgagaaaagtggattttgaggggtatagctccatagagtcccattcattctgcactggcctgtgagcgccccctatatggaactctggtggaactgcaaccagttcagacgccggaagtaacgagagagtggaacttcttcccttattagaaattctttggtttttccaaagaatttctaataagggcgctcacaggccagtgcagaatgaatgggactctatggagctatacccctcaaaatccacttttctcaggatatcattttttgtctagtaatttgaatgttgcatttgaaaggggaagctaagaaaatacacactgctgggtgttagatttttttaaagtggcttttttgttctaaaaagccttttaaaatgtcaatgacgtcatacacatatacggccagagattctgctttacggcaagctctgagtcgcttccttttttctctcgaggcatcgacaacacagctgacagattagactctccctgtcaatacacgtgctagaaagaggtttgctaatgttttaaagaccactctgaaatattc
It includes:
- the gpn2 gene encoding GPN-loop GTPase 2, which codes for MSSQTGVTPSLRFGQVVIGPPGSGKTTYCQGMQEFLTRMGRKVVVVNMDPANEQLPYSCAVDISELVTLDDVMEGLKLGPNGGLLYCMEYVEANLDWLENKLKQHSDCYFLFDCPGQVELYTHQSSVKNIFSQLAKWNFRLTAVHLVDSHYCADPAKFISVLCTSLSTMLHVELPHVNILSKMDLIEQYGKLAFNLDFYTEVMDLTYLLDHLAADPFFKKFHRLNVKLAEVIQDYSLVSFVPLNVQDRESMIQVLRAVDKANGYCFGDLEERNLQAMMSAAVGADFQFDSTLGVQERYVETSGKTVEEEMLDL
- the gpatch3 gene encoding G patch domain-containing protein 3, which produces MADAEAVAPVYLAISNIPVAFHSADLRNYFSQFIESGGFQCFHYRHRPEVLRESEVSENTVCGDGEEGSSKSSESDQVTENSSAKKQQTLKSCCCIASLHAKDADRFVRMYAGNHWIDSKGNWLSRRCVIKRLKVSQDKDDGSFPYKSKHEQRHRVSLTECFTEADLKSLSELNPPALMQNGNVGTPVKVFLQLIQSCRLPPRLIRKLGLTFPKTSSNRRYGNVPFQYKDSWTLPATEETILTAAGHEISGPGTLAARPSGQRQLADHTETTETDELQKEEEEDAQSNADDDDDYCEEWERHEALHDDVTSQERSKERLYEEEIELKWEKGGSGLVFYTDAQYWHKEEGDFDEQTADDWDVDMSVYYDKDGGDMDARDYVRMRYEKRLRVGLEDRSGHSQSIGNFERFTKGFGRRLMEKQGWKDGEGLGHSQIGIPDALESEGQHPNCKRGFGYHGEKLLLHPVKKARTDFHITTVYDKPKDIDGGDTLLRRQPNTSMKYRGWQPGGSIGPRR